A region from the Podarcis raffonei isolate rPodRaf1 chromosome 11, rPodRaf1.pri, whole genome shotgun sequence genome encodes:
- the RAI14 gene encoding ankycorbin isoform X1, whose protein sequence is MKSLKAKFRKSDTNEWNKNDDRLLQAVEHGDAEKVASLLGKKGANATKHNSEGKTAFHLAASKGQAECLRIMMTHGVDVTAQDGTGHSALHLAAKNNHPDCVKRLLQSKCPPESTDSSGKTALHYAAACGCLQVAQLLCEHKCPINVKDVDGNIPLLLAVQNGHTEVTKYLLEHGADINSRDKNGRTALMLVCEAGNLSIAEVLVRKGADINLVDALGHNALHYAAVSENTGIQNLLQLKIVQDADVKSPTKPKQHDQVCRLSSERSGTPKKRKAPPPPPVSPIQLSDLSSPHSTTSTPVSGKGQSSFAEHGSKQEDISAIHSDGKDGMSDSTAGADSLLDVSSETDQQDLLLLLQAKIASLTLHNKKLQEKLQARTLKTEDLDATLDSSRSTCAEFDHSTDRLSESSAAAAQEISCSSLSLAQAQEEASSNEVKIRQLQDNLKEVQKRLDSSEAKRRHLETQLQSGTLDTLCLLNSSDISENGSDLNQKLRETQSKYEEAMKEVLHVQRQMKLGLVASESKEADLQELRATCEEVEALKKELQKAQEEGERLRAKVRELEEKLAERERDAAGTMSAEECEEMRSSYCLVIENINQEKALLIERYKEGQEEIRKLQEKLRCQMESGHGEEAEEVRDAKNQMITELNRQVSKLSQLYKEAQAELEDCKKRGVAEDADSGCIPLEEHEKLMEVTVLQREQAEGALLEMKAQYAKVLSEATQLQNLVDSQKKNSVSITEHLQVVTALRASLKEMEEEIGELKMQILHKESEVQRLQRELLEEEAAVCEAMVPRALYEELRSTSEGEVNSMLSKVKDLTKERENLSADLAHLRKEISQVKGEKESLRTLLEAKEQEVKRLLHQYHQAQEELLELKKASENSSKLEEDKDRKIMDMTKEVSKLKEALNSLSQLSYSTGTPKRQSQQLELLQQQVKQLQNQLTETKKQHQEIVSVYRTHLLYAVQGQMDEDVQKVLKQILTMCKSQSQKKSETIFADP, encoded by the exons cttcCACCTGGCTGCCTCCAAAGGGCAGGCAGAATGCCTCAGGATTATGATGACTCACGGTGTGGATGTAACAGCACAAGATGGGACAG GGCACAGTGCATTGCACCTTGCGGCCAAGAACAACCACCCTGATTGTGTCAagaggctccttcag TCTAAATGTCCACCAGAGAGCACTGATAGCTCTGGGAAGACAGCTTTACACTATGCAG ctgCTTGTGGCTGCCTTCAAGTAGCTCAGCTCCTGTGTGAACACAAGTGTCCAATTAATGTCAAAGATGTG gATGGGAATATACCTTTGTTACTGGCTGTACAAAATGGCCACACTGAAGTAACCAAATACCTTCTGGAGCATGGCGCAGACATCAATTCCAGAGACAAAAATGGAAG GACGGCTCTGATGCTGGTGTGCGAAGCAGGAAACCTCAGCATTGCAGAAGTCCTCGTCCGAAAAGGTGCAGACATAAACCTGGTGGATGCCCTTGGACACAATGCCCTGCATTATGCTGCAGTCTCTGAAAATACAGGGATTCAGAATCTCCTTCAGTTGAAAATTGTTCAAGATGCTG ATGTCAAGTCACCAACAAAGCCAAAGCag CATGACCAAGTCTGTAGATTAAGTTCTGAAAGAAGTGGAACTCCAAAAAAACgcaaagccccaccaccacctcctgtcAGTCCTATCCAG CTTAGCGACCTGTCCTCTCCACATTCAACAACTTCAACCCCAGTGTCTGGGAAAGGCCAGTCTTCATTTGCTGAGCACGGATCCAAG CAGGAAGATATCAGTGCCATTCACTCTGATGGCAAGGATGGGATGAGCGATAGTACTGCAG GTGCTGATAGTTTATTGGATGTAAGTTCAGAAACAGACCAGCAAGACTTGCTTTTACTGTTACAAGCAAAAATTGCATCTTTGACCTTGCATAATAAGAAACTGCAGGAAAAATTACAG GCACGCACACTCAAGACAGAAGACCTGGATGCAACACTGGATTCTTCTCGTTCCACCTGTGCGGAGTTTGATCACTCAACGGACAGGCTAAGTGAGAGCTCGGCAGCAGCGGCTCAGGAGATCAGCTGCTCTTCGCTGAGCTTAGCACAAGCTCAGGAAGAGGCGAGCAGTAACGAAGTGAAAATCAGACAGCTGCAAGACAACTTAAAGGAGGTGCAAAAGAGGCTGGACAGCTCAGAAGCGAAGAGACGGCATTTGGAGACGCAGCTTCAGTCCGGAACACTGGATACCCTTTGCTTGCTGAACAGCTCTGACATTTCCGAAAATGGCTCCGACCTCAaccagaaactgagagaaacccaaAGCAAGTATGAAGAAGCGATGAAGGAAGTCCTGCACGTCCAGAGGCAGATGAAGCTAGGCCTGGTGGCTTCCGAAAGCAAAGAGGCGGACCTGCAGGAGCTCAGAGCCACGTGCGAGGAAGTCGAGGCACTGAAGAAAGAACTGCAGAAGGCGCAAGAAGAGGGCGAGAGGCTCCGAGCGAAAGTGAGagagctggaggagaagctggcggagagagagagggatgcgGCCGGCACAATGTCAGCAGAAGAATGCGAGGAGATGAGGAGCTCCTATTGCTTGGTTATTGAGAACATCAACCAGGAGAAGGCGCTTCTGATTGAGAGGTACAAGGAGGGACAGGAGGAGATCAGGAAGCTCCAAGAGAAGCTCAGATGCCAGATGGAGTCTGGGCATGGTGAGGAAGCTGAGGAGGTGAGAGATGCAAAGAACCAAATGATCACCGAGTTGAACAGGCAGGTCAGCAAGCTCTCTCAGCTGTACAAAGAAGCCCAGGCGGAACTCGAAGATTGCAAGAAAAGAGGTGTTGCCGAGGATGCCGATTCAGGATGCATCCCTCTGGAGGAACATGAGAAGCTGATGGAGGTCACCGTCTTGCAGAGAGAGCAAGCTGAGGGCGCCCTGTTGGAAATGAAGGCCCAGTATGCAAAAGTGTTGAGCGAAGCAACCCAGCTCCAGAACCTGGTTGATTCACAGAAGAAGAACTCTGTCTCCATAACGGAGCATCTCCAGGTGGTCACTGCTCTCAGGGCTTCGCTGAAGGAAATGGAAGAAGAAATCGGCGAGCTCAAAATGCAGATTCTGCACAAGGAAAGCGAGGTTCAGCGACTGCAGAGGGAGCTCTTGGAAGAAGAAGCAGCTGTGTGCGAAGCTATGGTGCCCAGGGCATTGTATGAAGAGCTGCGATCTACTTCAGAGGGAGAAGTCAACTCCATGCTGTCCAAAGTGAAGGACTTGACAAAAGAGAGGGAAAACCTGTCTGCAGATCTTGCTCATTTGAGGAAGGAAATCTCACAAGtgaaaggggagaaagagagccTCCGGACTCTCCTGGAAGCCAAGGAACAGGAAGTCAAAAGACTGCTTCATCAGTACCATCAAGCTCAAGAAGAGCTGCTTGAACTGAAAAAGGCCTCTGAGAATTCCTCGAAACTAGAAGAGGATAAAGATAGGAAG ATAATGGACATGACAAAGGAAGTTAGTAAATTGAAGGAAGCACTGAACAGCCTGTCCCAACTTTCCTACTCAACTGGCACACCCAAGAGACAAAGCCAACAGCTGGAGCTGTTGCAACAACAAGTCAAGCAGCTACAGAACCAGCTGACT gaaacaaaGAAGCAACACCAGGAGATAGTCTCTGTTTACAGGACACATCTGCTGTATGCTGTGCAG GGCCAAATGGATGAGGACGTCCAGAAAGTGCTCAAACAGATCTTAACAATGTGCAAGAGTCAATCGCAAAAGAAAAGTGAAACGATTTTTGCCGATCCCTAA
- the RAI14 gene encoding ankycorbin isoform X2: protein MKSLKAKFRKSDTNEWNKNDDRLLQAVEHGDAEKVASLLGKKGANATKHNSEGKTAFHLAASKGQAECLRIMMTHGVDVTAQDGTGHSALHLAAKNNHPDCVKRLLQSKCPPESTDSSGKTALHYAAACGCLQVAQLLCEHKCPINVKDVDGNIPLLLAVQNGHTEVTKYLLEHGADINSRDKNGRTALMLVCEAGNLSIAEVLVRKGADINLVDALGHNALHYAAVSENTGIQNLLQLKIVQDADVKSPTKPKQLSDLSSPHSTTSTPVSGKGQSSFAEHGSKQEDISAIHSDGKDGMSDSTAGADSLLDVSSETDQQDLLLLLQAKIASLTLHNKKLQEKLQARTLKTEDLDATLDSSRSTCAEFDHSTDRLSESSAAAAQEISCSSLSLAQAQEEASSNEVKIRQLQDNLKEVQKRLDSSEAKRRHLETQLQSGTLDTLCLLNSSDISENGSDLNQKLRETQSKYEEAMKEVLHVQRQMKLGLVASESKEADLQELRATCEEVEALKKELQKAQEEGERLRAKVRELEEKLAERERDAAGTMSAEECEEMRSSYCLVIENINQEKALLIERYKEGQEEIRKLQEKLRCQMESGHGEEAEEVRDAKNQMITELNRQVSKLSQLYKEAQAELEDCKKRGVAEDADSGCIPLEEHEKLMEVTVLQREQAEGALLEMKAQYAKVLSEATQLQNLVDSQKKNSVSITEHLQVVTALRASLKEMEEEIGELKMQILHKESEVQRLQRELLEEEAAVCEAMVPRALYEELRSTSEGEVNSMLSKVKDLTKERENLSADLAHLRKEISQVKGEKESLRTLLEAKEQEVKRLLHQYHQAQEELLELKKASENSSKLEEDKDRKIMDMTKEVSKLKEALNSLSQLSYSTGTPKRQSQQLELLQQQVKQLQNQLTETKKQHQEIVSVYRTHLLYAVQGQMDEDVQKVLKQILTMCKSQSQKKSETIFADP from the exons cttcCACCTGGCTGCCTCCAAAGGGCAGGCAGAATGCCTCAGGATTATGATGACTCACGGTGTGGATGTAACAGCACAAGATGGGACAG GGCACAGTGCATTGCACCTTGCGGCCAAGAACAACCACCCTGATTGTGTCAagaggctccttcag TCTAAATGTCCACCAGAGAGCACTGATAGCTCTGGGAAGACAGCTTTACACTATGCAG ctgCTTGTGGCTGCCTTCAAGTAGCTCAGCTCCTGTGTGAACACAAGTGTCCAATTAATGTCAAAGATGTG gATGGGAATATACCTTTGTTACTGGCTGTACAAAATGGCCACACTGAAGTAACCAAATACCTTCTGGAGCATGGCGCAGACATCAATTCCAGAGACAAAAATGGAAG GACGGCTCTGATGCTGGTGTGCGAAGCAGGAAACCTCAGCATTGCAGAAGTCCTCGTCCGAAAAGGTGCAGACATAAACCTGGTGGATGCCCTTGGACACAATGCCCTGCATTATGCTGCAGTCTCTGAAAATACAGGGATTCAGAATCTCCTTCAGTTGAAAATTGTTCAAGATGCTG ATGTCAAGTCACCAACAAAGCCAAAGCag CTTAGCGACCTGTCCTCTCCACATTCAACAACTTCAACCCCAGTGTCTGGGAAAGGCCAGTCTTCATTTGCTGAGCACGGATCCAAG CAGGAAGATATCAGTGCCATTCACTCTGATGGCAAGGATGGGATGAGCGATAGTACTGCAG GTGCTGATAGTTTATTGGATGTAAGTTCAGAAACAGACCAGCAAGACTTGCTTTTACTGTTACAAGCAAAAATTGCATCTTTGACCTTGCATAATAAGAAACTGCAGGAAAAATTACAG GCACGCACACTCAAGACAGAAGACCTGGATGCAACACTGGATTCTTCTCGTTCCACCTGTGCGGAGTTTGATCACTCAACGGACAGGCTAAGTGAGAGCTCGGCAGCAGCGGCTCAGGAGATCAGCTGCTCTTCGCTGAGCTTAGCACAAGCTCAGGAAGAGGCGAGCAGTAACGAAGTGAAAATCAGACAGCTGCAAGACAACTTAAAGGAGGTGCAAAAGAGGCTGGACAGCTCAGAAGCGAAGAGACGGCATTTGGAGACGCAGCTTCAGTCCGGAACACTGGATACCCTTTGCTTGCTGAACAGCTCTGACATTTCCGAAAATGGCTCCGACCTCAaccagaaactgagagaaacccaaAGCAAGTATGAAGAAGCGATGAAGGAAGTCCTGCACGTCCAGAGGCAGATGAAGCTAGGCCTGGTGGCTTCCGAAAGCAAAGAGGCGGACCTGCAGGAGCTCAGAGCCACGTGCGAGGAAGTCGAGGCACTGAAGAAAGAACTGCAGAAGGCGCAAGAAGAGGGCGAGAGGCTCCGAGCGAAAGTGAGagagctggaggagaagctggcggagagagagagggatgcgGCCGGCACAATGTCAGCAGAAGAATGCGAGGAGATGAGGAGCTCCTATTGCTTGGTTATTGAGAACATCAACCAGGAGAAGGCGCTTCTGATTGAGAGGTACAAGGAGGGACAGGAGGAGATCAGGAAGCTCCAAGAGAAGCTCAGATGCCAGATGGAGTCTGGGCATGGTGAGGAAGCTGAGGAGGTGAGAGATGCAAAGAACCAAATGATCACCGAGTTGAACAGGCAGGTCAGCAAGCTCTCTCAGCTGTACAAAGAAGCCCAGGCGGAACTCGAAGATTGCAAGAAAAGAGGTGTTGCCGAGGATGCCGATTCAGGATGCATCCCTCTGGAGGAACATGAGAAGCTGATGGAGGTCACCGTCTTGCAGAGAGAGCAAGCTGAGGGCGCCCTGTTGGAAATGAAGGCCCAGTATGCAAAAGTGTTGAGCGAAGCAACCCAGCTCCAGAACCTGGTTGATTCACAGAAGAAGAACTCTGTCTCCATAACGGAGCATCTCCAGGTGGTCACTGCTCTCAGGGCTTCGCTGAAGGAAATGGAAGAAGAAATCGGCGAGCTCAAAATGCAGATTCTGCACAAGGAAAGCGAGGTTCAGCGACTGCAGAGGGAGCTCTTGGAAGAAGAAGCAGCTGTGTGCGAAGCTATGGTGCCCAGGGCATTGTATGAAGAGCTGCGATCTACTTCAGAGGGAGAAGTCAACTCCATGCTGTCCAAAGTGAAGGACTTGACAAAAGAGAGGGAAAACCTGTCTGCAGATCTTGCTCATTTGAGGAAGGAAATCTCACAAGtgaaaggggagaaagagagccTCCGGACTCTCCTGGAAGCCAAGGAACAGGAAGTCAAAAGACTGCTTCATCAGTACCATCAAGCTCAAGAAGAGCTGCTTGAACTGAAAAAGGCCTCTGAGAATTCCTCGAAACTAGAAGAGGATAAAGATAGGAAG ATAATGGACATGACAAAGGAAGTTAGTAAATTGAAGGAAGCACTGAACAGCCTGTCCCAACTTTCCTACTCAACTGGCACACCCAAGAGACAAAGCCAACAGCTGGAGCTGTTGCAACAACAAGTCAAGCAGCTACAGAACCAGCTGACT gaaacaaaGAAGCAACACCAGGAGATAGTCTCTGTTTACAGGACACATCTGCTGTATGCTGTGCAG GGCCAAATGGATGAGGACGTCCAGAAAGTGCTCAAACAGATCTTAACAATGTGCAAGAGTCAATCGCAAAAGAAAAGTGAAACGATTTTTGCCGATCCCTAA